In a genomic window of Pseudodesulfovibrio senegalensis:
- a CDS encoding phosphate/phosphite/phosphonate ABC transporter substrate-binding protein — protein sequence MQLIRTVVTILLLAAALLCSACSDEETVVKVDMNKRAPITAAKPAESITYAYLPQYSHTISFERHRKLLDYLRNETGLPLRQIFPDTFDEHIKMVERGEIDISYTNPLIYIRLARLGSRAFARIIEPTGSPDFRGQIIIRRDNPLIDSLDDCRGKRWIAVDPGSAGGYLFPLGLFMEHGLDLADFDEVVFAPGPGGKQEKVVLAVNAGAYDIGTIRKGTLDIVRNKIDLDQIRVLAQTRPYPGWVYSARKGLDPDIVERIRRAMFRLTMAREDQADILRTAGMRGIISAQDKDYDPVRALAKKIGMLSGGF from the coding sequence ATGCAACTGATCCGAACCGTCGTCACCATACTCCTCCTTGCGGCCGCACTGCTGTGCTCGGCATGCTCGGACGAGGAAACCGTGGTGAAGGTGGACATGAACAAGCGTGCCCCCATCACCGCGGCCAAACCGGCCGAATCCATCACCTACGCCTATCTGCCCCAATACTCGCACACCATATCCTTTGAGCGCCACAGAAAACTTCTCGATTACCTGCGCAACGAGACCGGACTTCCCCTGCGCCAGATATTCCCGGACACCTTCGACGAACATATCAAGATGGTGGAACGCGGGGAAATCGACATTTCCTACACCAACCCGCTCATATACATCCGCCTGGCCCGGCTCGGCTCCCGGGCATTCGCGCGCATCATCGAACCCACGGGCAGCCCGGACTTCCGGGGCCAGATCATCATCCGGCGCGACAACCCGCTCATCGATTCGCTGGACGACTGCCGGGGCAAGCGCTGGATCGCCGTGGACCCGGGTTCCGCCGGCGGCTACCTCTTTCCGCTGGGCCTGTTCATGGAGCACGGGCTGGACCTTGCCGACTTCGACGAGGTGGTCTTTGCTCCCGGACCGGGCGGCAAGCAGGAAAAGGTGGTGCTGGCCGTCAATGCCGGTGCATACGACATCGGCACCATCCGCAAGGGAACCCTCGACATCGTGCGCAACAAGATCGACCTCGACCAGATCCGCGTGCTGGCACAAACCCGTCCCTATCCGGGCTGGGTCTACTCGGCACGCAAGGGGCTGGACCCGGACATCGTCGAACGCATCCGCCGGGCCATGTTCCGCCTGACCATGGCCCGCGAGGACCAGGCCGACATCCTGCGCACTGCGGGCATGCGCGGCATCATCAGCGCGCAGGACAAGGATTACGATCCGGTGCGCGCCCTGGCCAAGAAAATCGGCATGCTGTCGGGAGGGTTCTGA
- a CDS encoding PH domain-containing protein: MHKSYRVPMNPVVIVMFLLVAAAVAALVAWSFNSGFKWTGICLLVVTVPMGGFYWYMLYVNPARSEITLSSEGVLVNAPPFIEAAIPWGNIESVAVADLENDDRLAVQKAKRIMKFGAYRSGVVTLKSGIEAVLLARSSRVVCLKAGDRAYLLGPINVDSLAEECSSKIN, encoded by the coding sequence ATGCACAAATCATATCGCGTCCCCATGAATCCGGTGGTCATCGTCATGTTTCTGCTGGTGGCCGCGGCCGTGGCTGCATTAGTGGCCTGGAGCTTCAATTCCGGATTCAAGTGGACGGGCATCTGCCTGTTGGTGGTCACCGTGCCCATGGGCGGCTTTTACTGGTATATGCTTTACGTGAACCCGGCCCGGTCCGAGATCACGCTCAGCAGTGAAGGGGTGCTGGTCAATGCCCCGCCGTTCATCGAGGCCGCCATCCCCTGGGGCAACATCGAATCCGTTGCCGTGGCCGACCTTGAAAACGACGACCGCCTCGCCGTGCAGAAGGCGAAGCGGATCATGAAATTCGGTGCATACCGTTCCGGCGTGGTCACGCTCAAGAGCGGGATCGAAGCCGTGCTGCTTGCACGAAGCAGCCGCGTCGTCTGCCTGAAGGCCGGGGACAGGGCCTACCTGCTCGGGCCCATCAATGTGGACTCCCTTGCCGAGGAGTGTTCCTCCAAAATCAACTAA
- a CDS encoding sulfite exporter TauE/SafE family protein, protein MLAALVCLMATPALADRLAEAIAEAKPAGEPGYLQIPGAPQLNVIIGLVWAVWVGWIFSTVGAFGGIMAGVGHITIYGLGDYAKSFKKTMKLNKVVTDSIRVSNQWLVGCSAALSSFNYFKAGRLVAPLGIALAIGSVGGSWLIPILTAGKISLKAYLGYFGLFVLFLGCYLFYETTPAGQNKKKAAKEAAKAFQDSVKNETADTSDQGVKVVTFTLTKCVFTFFGVEFSFNPIIPLVGGFFIAALASFLGVGGGFLLVPFLTSVAGLPMYLVAGTSALAVFVGMINSIASYMLLKQTPVEWSLIGAELVGIVIGSMIGPRTSKYIPDIWLKRLFVVLAVYVGLRYCSKGFLGYSIVPPF, encoded by the coding sequence ATGCTGGCTGCACTCGTATGCCTCATGGCGACCCCCGCGCTGGCCGACAGGCTGGCAGAGGCCATTGCCGAGGCCAAGCCCGCCGGTGAGCCCGGCTACCTGCAGATTCCCGGAGCACCCCAGCTCAACGTCATCATCGGCCTGGTCTGGGCCGTGTGGGTCGGCTGGATATTCTCCACCGTCGGCGCGTTCGGCGGCATCATGGCCGGCGTCGGCCACATCACCATCTACGGTCTGGGCGACTACGCCAAGAGCTTCAAGAAGACCATGAAGCTGAACAAGGTCGTCACCGACTCCATCCGCGTGTCCAACCAGTGGCTCGTGGGTTGTTCGGCGGCCCTGTCCTCCTTCAACTACTTCAAGGCCGGACGTCTGGTGGCCCCGCTGGGCATCGCCCTGGCCATCGGTTCCGTGGGCGGCTCCTGGCTCATCCCCATCCTGACCGCAGGCAAGATCAGCCTCAAGGCGTACCTGGGCTACTTCGGCCTGTTCGTGCTGTTCCTGGGCTGCTACCTCTTCTACGAAACCACCCCGGCCGGCCAGAACAAGAAAAAGGCCGCCAAGGAAGCTGCCAAGGCTTTCCAGGATTCCGTGAAGAACGAAACCGCCGACACTTCCGATCAGGGCGTCAAGGTCGTGACCTTCACCCTGACCAAGTGCGTGTTCACCTTCTTCGGCGTTGAATTCTCCTTCAACCCGATCATCCCGCTGGTGGGTGGTTTCTTCATCGCAGCGCTGGCCTCCTTCCTCGGCGTCGGCGGCGGCTTCCTGCTGGTGCCGTTCCTGACCTCCGTGGCAGGCCTGCCCATGTACCTTGTCGCCGGAACATCCGCCCTGGCCGTGTTCGTGGGCATGATCAACTCCATCGCCTCCTACATGCTGCTCAAGCAGACCCCGGTGGAATGGTCCCTGATCGGCGCGGAACTCGTGGGTATCGTCATCGGCTCCATGATCGGGCCCCGGACTTCCAAGTACATCCCGGACATCTGGCTGAAGCGCCTGTTCGTTGTGCTGGCTGTCTACGTTGGCTTGCGTTACTGCTCCAAGGGCTTCCTTGGCTACAGCATCGTGCCCCCGTTCTAG
- a CDS encoding 4Fe-4S dicluster domain-containing protein, which produces MAAYKIIFDKERCISCYACMVHCKVKNNIPEGVSLNWLGSYGPVQGSDGKPKFMTRYQPCEQCTDPKCVPVCPCNALHVSPEDNIVHLDQDACCGCGNCIAACPWQVPVKIPGTRKVVKCDYCIDRVEQGLEPACVTGCTAKALTFVRL; this is translated from the coding sequence ATGGCGGCCTACAAGATCATTTTCGACAAGGAACGCTGCATCAGCTGCTACGCATGCATGGTGCACTGCAAGGTGAAGAACAACATTCCGGAAGGAGTGAGCCTGAATTGGCTGGGCAGCTACGGCCCTGTTCAGGGATCGGATGGAAAGCCCAAGTTCATGACGCGGTATCAGCCGTGTGAACAGTGTACCGATCCCAAATGCGTACCGGTTTGTCCGTGTAATGCACTCCACGTCAGTCCCGAGGACAACATCGTGCATCTGGATCAGGATGCCTGTTGCGGATGCGGCAACTGTATCGCCGCATGCCCGTGGCAGGTGCCCGTCAAGATTCCCGGCACGCGCAAGGTGGTCAAATGCGACTACTGCATCGACCGTGTCGAGCAGGGGCTCGAACCGGCCTGCGTCACCGGCTGCACAGCCAAGGCGCTGACGTTCGTGCGCTTATAG
- a CDS encoding molybdopterin-dependent oxidoreductase, with protein sequence MAKKNVYSICGMCTVRCPILAEVEDGRVSYIQGNPHASGIAGALCARGAAGTALTYDHERPQCPMIREGERGEGKWREVSWDEALDYVAEKLMAIQEKHGKESVLFSDRGGPFRDLYRAFLRGIGTPNYNNHDSACARNVQNSALSLFGFGRKGVAYDLKNAKHVVLQQRNLFEAINVAEVNNLLDAKENGCKITVIDVRANVSAGKADNFFMIRPGTDYAFNLAVINVLINEELYDKKYVADWFKDFEALKDFVQPYTPEWAEEETTVSAEGIRKLARQLSEAAPSVLWHPGWMTARYSDSFYMSRTAYIINALLGSIGAKGGLPFMNKPGDVGAKGLNSFMNLYPKPEAKRADGVGWQEGRTHLDAGPGLVHLSYDAIVTGEPYPIKAYIVHRHDPLMAYPDVADVKKLWEKLELLVSVTFSWSDTAWFADVVLPLSPYLERDSVLAAKNGLRPSFIRRPRCVEPVYDTLSEWEIYCGLARRMGLKELDYNNIEDVWNFQLEGTGVTLEDFEETGMVSLADEALYRPVKEGSFKTPSGKIEMINEKLENSGYLSLKPYESPERPPEGTFRITFGRCGVHTQGHTLNNKLLFERVSENVLWINTERAAELGIENNDYVNVGSRTHRGKIRAFVTDYVHPEAIFMLHGFGHTLPTESRARGRGVADNELMPQGIRKYDKAGGAVAMQEHFVTVTKE encoded by the coding sequence ATGGCAAAAAAGAACGTTTACAGCATCTGCGGCATGTGTACGGTGCGCTGTCCCATCCTTGCCGAGGTGGAAGACGGGCGCGTGTCCTATATTCAAGGCAACCCGCACGCCTCCGGCATTGCCGGGGCCCTGTGCGCCCGCGGCGCAGCCGGAACAGCTCTTACATATGATCATGAACGGCCCCAGTGTCCCATGATCCGCGAAGGCGAGCGCGGAGAGGGCAAGTGGCGCGAGGTCAGCTGGGACGAGGCCCTGGACTATGTGGCCGAAAAGCTCATGGCCATTCAGGAGAAGCACGGCAAGGAATCCGTGCTGTTCTCGGACCGCGGCGGACCGTTCCGCGACCTGTACCGCGCCTTTTTGCGCGGCATCGGCACGCCCAACTACAACAACCACGACTCCGCCTGCGCGCGCAACGTGCAGAACTCGGCATTGTCCCTGTTCGGATTCGGGCGCAAGGGCGTGGCCTACGACCTCAAGAACGCCAAGCACGTGGTCCTGCAGCAGCGCAACCTGTTCGAGGCCATCAACGTGGCCGAGGTCAACAACCTGCTGGACGCCAAGGAAAACGGCTGCAAGATCACGGTTATCGACGTGCGCGCTAACGTGAGCGCCGGCAAGGCCGACAACTTTTTCATGATCCGTCCGGGCACGGACTACGCCTTCAACCTTGCGGTCATCAACGTGCTCATCAACGAGGAATTGTACGACAAGAAGTACGTTGCCGACTGGTTCAAGGACTTTGAGGCGCTCAAGGATTTCGTGCAGCCGTACACCCCGGAATGGGCCGAGGAGGAGACCACGGTTTCCGCGGAAGGCATTCGCAAGCTGGCCCGCCAGCTGTCCGAGGCCGCACCCTCGGTGCTCTGGCACCCCGGCTGGATGACCGCCCGTTATTCCGATTCCTTTTACATGTCCCGCACCGCCTACATCATCAACGCGCTGCTGGGTTCCATCGGCGCCAAGGGCGGCCTGCCTTTCATGAACAAGCCCGGCGACGTGGGTGCCAAGGGCCTGAACAGCTTCATGAACCTGTATCCCAAGCCCGAGGCCAAGCGTGCGGACGGCGTGGGCTGGCAGGAAGGCCGCACCCATCTCGACGCCGGTCCCGGGCTGGTGCATCTGTCCTACGACGCCATCGTCACGGGCGAGCCCTACCCCATCAAGGCCTACATCGTGCATCGGCATGATCCGCTCATGGCCTACCCGGACGTGGCCGACGTCAAGAAGCTCTGGGAAAAGCTGGAGCTGCTGGTTTCCGTGACCTTCTCCTGGTCGGATACGGCATGGTTCGCGGACGTGGTGTTGCCCCTTTCGCCTTATCTGGAGCGCGACTCCGTGCTGGCCGCCAAGAACGGCCTGCGTCCCTCGTTCATTCGCAGGCCCCGTTGCGTGGAACCTGTTTACGACACGCTCTCCGAATGGGAAATCTACTGTGGGCTGGCCCGGCGCATGGGCCTCAAGGAACTGGATTACAATAATATCGAGGATGTCTGGAATTTCCAGTTGGAAGGAACAGGCGTCACCCTTGAGGACTTCGAGGAAACCGGCATGGTTTCGCTGGCGGACGAGGCTCTGTACCGTCCGGTCAAGGAAGGTTCGTTCAAGACTCCCTCCGGCAAGATCGAGATGATCAACGAAAAGCTGGAGAACAGCGGCTACCTTTCGCTCAAACCCTACGAATCACCGGAACGTCCGCCCGAAGGGACCTTCCGCATCACCTTCGGTCGTTGCGGCGTGCACACGCAGGGCCATACCCTGAACAACAAGCTGCTGTTCGAGCGCGTTTCCGAAAACGTGCTCTGGATCAACACGGAACGTGCAGCGGAGTTGGGCATCGAAAACAACGACTACGTCAATGTCGGCTCCCGCACCCATCGCGGCAAGATTCGCGCATTCGTCACGGACTACGTCCATCCGGAAGCCATCTTCATGCTGCACGGTTTCGGGCACACCCTGCCCACGGAATCCCGCGCCCGCGGACGCGGCGTGGCCGACAACGAACTCATGCCCCAGGGCATCCGCAAGTACGACAAGGCCGGCGGAGCCGTGGCCATGCAGGAGCATTTCGTCACCGTCACCAAGGAATAG
- a CDS encoding FmdE family protein, which yields MNIGELTFEEFKAWAAEFHGYPAPGLLIGAYMVEMAKREMPEGTLFEVVVETHKCLPDAVQMLTLCSTGNSWMRVNNLGRYALSMFDKFTGEGVRVWLDADKMEKFPETRSWFLKERAKKDQDTDLLFREIKEAGESTCSMERIIIPEKHLGHKHMRTIGLCPVCGEAYPTNDGAICRGCQGEATYISLERRPVAQASPELKAVSAKEAVGRTALHDMTRIAPGESKGAEFKAGQEFSAGDICRLHRMGRQRVFVEELTDPGAEWVHENEAVKHFAGRMAGDGIDYDPDPSEGKINFRAACSGLLTIDRDKLEAFNLVPDVMCTTRQGDIVVEKGKNVAGTRAIPLYISRENYSRAIAVLGEEPLLELLPLRKAKVGVLVTGTEVFKGLVEDKFAPVISSKVQHLGSEVVTTAIAPDDRKAIADSVYAMLDAGVDLIVTTAGLSVDPDDVTRPALIDAGLSDYVYGAPILPGAMTLVGRIGDVQVLGVPACALFYKTTSLDLLLPRLLAGKDISRRDLARMAEGGFCLGCRTCTFPKCPFGK from the coding sequence ATGAACATCGGAGAATTGACGTTTGAGGAATTCAAGGCCTGGGCCGCTGAATTCCATGGGTATCCTGCGCCCGGGCTGCTGATCGGCGCCTACATGGTCGAAATGGCCAAGCGCGAAATGCCCGAGGGCACGCTTTTCGAAGTGGTGGTGGAAACGCACAAATGTTTGCCGGACGCCGTGCAGATGCTGACCCTGTGCAGCACCGGCAACAGCTGGATGCGTGTGAACAATCTGGGCCGCTACGCCCTGAGCATGTTCGACAAGTTCACGGGCGAGGGCGTGCGTGTCTGGCTGGATGCGGACAAGATGGAAAAATTCCCCGAGACCCGTTCATGGTTTCTCAAGGAACGGGCCAAGAAGGATCAGGATACGGATCTCCTGTTCCGGGAGATCAAGGAAGCCGGGGAGAGCACCTGCTCCATGGAGCGCATCATCATCCCGGAAAAGCATCTCGGCCACAAGCACATGCGCACCATCGGCCTGTGCCCGGTCTGTGGCGAGGCCTATCCCACCAACGACGGTGCCATCTGCCGAGGCTGTCAGGGTGAGGCCACCTATATTTCCCTTGAACGCCGTCCTGTTGCGCAGGCAAGCCCGGAACTCAAGGCCGTTTCCGCCAAGGAGGCTGTCGGACGCACCGCACTGCACGACATGACCCGCATCGCTCCCGGCGAATCCAAGGGAGCCGAGTTCAAGGCCGGACAGGAATTTTCCGCCGGCGACATCTGCCGGCTGCACCGCATGGGCCGTCAGCGAGTCTTCGTGGAGGAGCTGACCGACCCGGGCGCTGAATGGGTTCATGAAAACGAGGCGGTCAAGCATTTTGCGGGCCGCATGGCCGGCGACGGCATCGACTACGACCCGGACCCGTCCGAGGGCAAGATCAATTTCAGGGCCGCATGTTCCGGCCTTCTGACCATTGACAGGGACAAGCTGGAAGCCTTCAACCTCGTGCCGGACGTCATGTGTACCACGCGTCAGGGCGACATCGTGGTGGAAAAGGGCAAGAACGTGGCCGGAACCCGCGCCATTCCCCTGTATATTTCCCGCGAAAACTACAGCCGCGCCATTGCCGTGCTGGGCGAAGAGCCCCTGCTGGAGCTTCTGCCCCTGCGCAAGGCAAAGGTGGGCGTGTTGGTCACCGGGACCGAAGTGTTCAAGGGGCTTGTGGAAGACAAGTTCGCGCCCGTGATTTCCAGCAAGGTGCAGCACCTCGGCTCCGAGGTGGTCACCACGGCCATCGCCCCGGACGACCGCAAGGCCATTGCGGACAGCGTGTATGCCATGCTTGATGCCGGGGTGGACCTCATCGTGACCACGGCCGGTCTTTCCGTGGACCCGGACGACGTGACCCGCCCGGCCCTCATCGACGCGGGCCTGAGCGACTATGTGTATGGCGCACCCATCCTGCCCGGAGCCATGACCCTTGTGGGCCGCATCGGCGACGTGCAGGTGCTGGGTGTTCCTGCCTGCGCGCTTTTCTACAAGACCACGAGCCTTGACCTGCTGCTGCCGCGCCTGCTGGCCGGAAAGGACATCAGCCGGCGCGATCTCGCGCGCATGGCCGAAGGCGGCTTTTGCCTGGGTTGCAGAACCTGTACCTTCCCCAAGTGTCCGTTCGGGAAATAG
- the moaA gene encoding GTP 3',8-cyclase MoaA, with product MHSDSLQDGHGRRVSYLRVSVTDRCNLRCTYCVSQDMHFIPHPNILRYEEILRVMELGVSMGVDKVRFTGGEPFVRKGFTDFLVEAARQFPDLELCATTNGTRIGEHLERLAGTGVRLNVSLDTLQPDKFRAITGRDLFHEVRANIDRCLDAGIKLKVNVVAMGGVNSDELADFVAFAEANPLDLRFIEFMPIGDGTRWSRDSVWLAADIVRDIRALTAVEPLVGKGRNSGPARMFNLVNGQGRIGVISPYSNHFCATCNRLRLTSDGDLRTCLFSDKVFRLRPALRNPRLNRDSLERIVRAATVGKPMGHRLLENMHGEDGVCHTRMSAIGG from the coding sequence ATGCATTCCGATTCCTTGCAGGACGGCCATGGTCGCAGGGTCAGTTATCTGCGTGTGAGCGTCACGGACCGATGCAACCTGCGCTGTACCTATTGCGTGAGCCAGGACATGCATTTCATTCCGCATCCGAACATCCTTCGGTATGAGGAAATCCTTCGCGTCATGGAACTGGGTGTTTCCATGGGCGTGGACAAGGTGCGTTTTACCGGCGGCGAACCCTTTGTCCGCAAGGGGTTCACCGACTTTCTGGTGGAGGCGGCACGGCAGTTTCCTGATCTGGAACTGTGCGCCACCACCAACGGCACGCGCATCGGCGAACACCTCGAAAGGTTGGCCGGAACCGGGGTCCGGCTGAACGTGTCTCTGGATACGCTGCAGCCGGACAAGTTCCGGGCCATAACCGGTCGCGATCTCTTTCATGAGGTGCGGGCCAATATCGACCGCTGCCTTGATGCCGGAATCAAGCTCAAGGTCAACGTGGTGGCCATGGGCGGCGTGAACAGTGACGAGCTGGCCGATTTCGTGGCCTTTGCCGAAGCAAATCCCCTGGACCTCAGGTTTATCGAGTTCATGCCCATCGGCGACGGGACCCGCTGGTCGCGGGATTCCGTGTGGCTTGCCGCTGACATCGTGCGGGACATCAGGGCGCTGACAGCCGTCGAGCCTTTGGTGGGCAAGGGCCGTAACTCCGGCCCCGCACGCATGTTCAATCTGGTGAACGGTCAGGGACGCATCGGTGTGATCTCTCCCTATAGCAACCACTTTTGCGCCACCTGCAACCGGCTGCGCCTGACTTCGGACGGGGATTTGCGTACATGCCTGTTTTCTGACAAGGTCTTTCGCCTTCGTCCGGCCCTGCGCAACCCCCGGTTGAACCGGGATTCCCTGGAGCGCATCGTGCGGGCGGCCACTGTGGGCAAGCCCATGGGGCACCGACTGCTGGAAAACATGCACGGCGAGGACGGTGTCTGCCACACACGCATGTCCGCCATCGGCGGATGA
- a CDS encoding bifunctional diguanylate cyclase/phosphodiesterase has protein sequence MIRRFLRGKSIGTRLVVGYSVLFLLVMSLVGGMSYLLVRGIVERDVRDELRVTTDSVAGMVRAATAASIRNRLRAIAEKNVQILSSLEAGVRSGKMTAREARRDARMILDSQTVGRTGYVYCLDSSGVVRLHPEKSVEGTDVSGREFVQRMQKLKQGYLEYAWQNPGEKRPREKALYVEYFKPWDWYVAVTSYRDEFSSLVDSADFRDSVLSIRLGQSGYAYVLDTKGNLIIHHRISDNVLDARDANGKQIVREMVRRKNGLFEYSWKNPGESRAREKVVAFRYLPEFDWIVAASIYRDEMYAPLHTLSWLFAGSGLLAMLLIIPLSALVARSISSPLQRLMLMLQKAADGDYSVRGNGDSEDELGRLTLRFNQFMDVLQQSRERLDSEMGIRRQVEHKQVLFEEVFQNALEGIVITDVNGRIVTVNPAFTVITGYERHEVVGENPRVLKSDKHSEEFYREMWQSLKENGHWAGEIWNRRKNGEPYPELLTISAIHDENGQVSHYVSMFHDLTDMKRQEEELHYQHNHDALTGLPNRVLLLDRLSVAMNHAARDDGRVVVLYIDLDNFKNVNDSMGHSMGDLLLQQAAERFGATLHEEDTLARIGGDEFVALLEGRFDERYAVDVVHQLLAAMEPPFILGGEEAYITASVGMTFYPEDGKDPDTLIKNADMAMSGAKNLGKNSYHVFTREMDDRVNRRMQLERDMRQGLKRDEFMVYYQPKIDLANKKISGMEALVRWVRLDGTVVSPMDFIPLAEENGLIIDIGARVLDKACAFLRILDEGPHAGLNVAVNLSPEQFRQEDLVEMVRRTLDIHDLSPDRLDLEITESTIMRDIDDTVYKLNQLVAMGIRISIDDFGTGYSSMYYLKKFPIDTLKIDRSFVRDICEDPNDANIVQTITVMADNLGIKVVAEGVETVEQQELLTSFGCQQVQGFLFSPPLPAPGFEEYLTGFETRSGEG, from the coding sequence ATGATACGAAGGTTTTTGCGAGGAAAGTCCATAGGCACCCGACTTGTGGTCGGGTACTCCGTTCTTTTCCTTTTGGTCATGTCGCTGGTGGGCGGAATGTCCTACCTGCTGGTGCGCGGCATTGTCGAGCGGGATGTCCGTGATGAGTTGCGCGTAACCACGGATTCCGTGGCCGGCATGGTACGGGCTGCCACAGCCGCTTCCATCAGGAACAGGCTGCGCGCCATCGCCGAAAAGAACGTGCAAATCCTGTCCTCCCTTGAAGCAGGTGTTCGGTCCGGAAAGATGACGGCCCGTGAGGCGCGTCGGGATGCCCGGATGATACTGGACAGCCAGACCGTTGGCCGTACCGGATACGTGTATTGTCTGGACAGTTCCGGTGTGGTGCGCCTGCACCCCGAAAAGAGCGTTGAAGGAACGGATGTCTCCGGCCGTGAATTTGTGCAGCGCATGCAGAAATTGAAGCAGGGATACCTTGAGTACGCCTGGCAGAATCCCGGCGAAAAACGTCCCCGTGAAAAGGCTCTGTATGTGGAATACTTCAAGCCCTGGGACTGGTATGTGGCCGTGACCTCGTATCGCGATGAGTTCTCATCCCTTGTGGACTCCGCTGATTTTCGCGACAGCGTGCTTTCCATTCGCCTCGGCCAGTCCGGGTACGCCTATGTGTTGGACACCAAGGGTAATCTCATCATTCATCACCGGATATCGGACAATGTTCTGGATGCCAGAGATGCCAACGGAAAGCAGATTGTCCGTGAAATGGTGCGCCGGAAAAACGGCCTTTTCGAATATTCATGGAAGAATCCCGGCGAATCACGAGCACGGGAAAAGGTTGTGGCTTTTCGGTATCTGCCGGAATTCGACTGGATTGTTGCGGCATCCATCTACCGTGACGAGATGTACGCTCCCCTCCATACGCTGAGTTGGCTGTTCGCGGGGAGCGGACTTTTGGCCATGTTGCTGATCATCCCCCTGAGCGCATTGGTTGCCCGCAGTATTTCATCGCCGCTGCAACGGCTCATGCTCATGCTCCAAAAGGCCGCGGACGGCGATTATTCCGTGCGTGGAAACGGAGATTCCGAAGACGAACTCGGGCGGCTGACCCTCCGGTTCAACCAGTTCATGGACGTGTTGCAGCAGTCCCGGGAAAGGCTGGACAGCGAAATGGGCATTCGCCGTCAGGTGGAGCACAAGCAGGTGCTTTTCGAGGAGGTTTTCCAGAACGCGCTGGAGGGTATCGTCATAACCGATGTGAACGGCCGCATCGTGACCGTGAATCCGGCCTTCACCGTGATCACGGGGTACGAGCGGCATGAGGTGGTGGGGGAGAATCCCCGCGTGCTCAAGTCCGACAAGCATTCCGAAGAATTTTACCGCGAGATGTGGCAATCGTTGAAGGAGAACGGGCATTGGGCCGGGGAAATATGGAATCGCCGCAAGAACGGGGAACCGTATCCGGAATTGCTGACCATCAGCGCCATCCATGACGAAAACGGCCAGGTCAGCCATTATGTCTCCATGTTCCATGACCTGACCGACATGAAGCGTCAGGAAGAGGAACTGCATTACCAGCACAACCACGACGCATTGACAGGACTCCCCAACCGGGTGTTGCTGCTGGACCGCCTTTCCGTGGCCATGAATCATGCCGCCCGCGACGATGGACGGGTTGTTGTGCTGTATATTGATCTGGATAATTTCAAGAACGTGAACGATTCCATGGGGCATTCCATGGGAGACCTGCTGTTGCAGCAGGCTGCGGAACGTTTCGGCGCCACCCTGCACGAGGAGGATACACTGGCCCGGATCGGGGGAGACGAGTTCGTGGCCCTGCTCGAAGGCCGTTTTGACGAACGATATGCCGTGGACGTGGTCCACCAGCTGCTGGCAGCCATGGAACCGCCGTTCATTCTCGGCGGCGAGGAAGCCTATATCACGGCCAGCGTGGGCATGACTTTCTACCCCGAAGACGGCAAGGACCCGGACACGCTGATCAAGAATGCGGACATGGCCATGTCCGGGGCCAAAAATCTGGGCAAGAACTCCTACCATGTGTTCACCCGCGAGATGGATGACAGGGTCAATCGGCGCATGCAACTGGAGCGCGACATGCGCCAGGGGCTCAAGCGGGACGAATTCATGGTCTATTACCAGCCCAAGATCGACCTGGCCAACAAGAAGATTTCGGGCATGGAGGCTCTGGTGCGCTGGGTGCGGCTGGACGGAACCGTGGTCAGTCCCATGGACTTCATTCCTCTGGCCGAGGAAAACGGTCTGATCATCGACATCGGTGCGCGCGTGCTGGACAAGGCCTGTGCATTCCTGCGCATTCTGGACGAAGGCCCGCATGCCGGTCTTAATGTGGCCGTGAACCTGTCGCCCGAGCAGTTCCGGCAGGAAGACCTTGTGGAAATGGTGCGGCGCACCCTCGATATTCATGACCTTTCGCCGGACCGGCTGGATCTTGAAATAACCGAGTCCACCATCATGCGGGATATCGACGATACCGTGTACAAGCTGAATCAGCTTGTGGCCATGGGCATCCGGATTTCCATCGACGATTTCGGCACCGGGTATTCTTCAATGTATTATCTCAAGAAATTCCCGATTGATACGCTCAAGATCGACAGGTCGTTCGTACGCGATATCTGCGAGGACCCCAACGACGCCAACATCGTGCAGACCATCACCGTCATGGCGGACAATCTGGGCATCAAGGTCGTGGCCGAAGGCGTTGAAACAGTGGAACAGCAGGAGCTTCTGACTTCGTTCGGCTGCCAGCAGGTGCAGGGTTTCCTGTTCAGCCCGCCGTTGCCTGCACCCGGGTTCGAGGAGTATCTTACAGGCTTTGAAACGAGGAGCGGGGAAGGCTGA